The Mycolicibacterium mageritense genome contains a region encoding:
- the rpmA gene encoding 50S ribosomal protein L27: MAHKKGASSSRNGRESAAQRLGVKRFGGQVVKAGEIIVRQRGTHFHPGVNVGRGGDDTLFATAPGAVEFGTKRGRKLVNIVPVPRPEA; encoded by the coding sequence ATGGCACACAAGAAGGGCGCTTCCAGCTCTCGTAACGGCCGCGAATCAGCCGCACAGCGGCTCGGCGTCAAGCGCTTCGGCGGCCAGGTCGTCAAGGCGGGCGAGATCATCGTCCGTCAGCGCGGAACCCACTTCCACCCCGGCGTCAACGTCGGCCGTGGCGGTGACGACACGCTGTTCGCCACCGCTCCCGGCGCCGTCGAGTTCGGCACCAAGCGCGGACGCAAACTGGTGAACATCGTTCCCGTTCCGCGCCCGGAGGCCTGA
- a CDS encoding Rne/Rng family ribonuclease translates to MAEDAHTEDLSTQTPEQERLPERLRVHSLARVLGTTSRRVLDALAEFDGRQRSAHSTVDKVDAERVREALAVSAAEAAPAQTESVTVSVTETVEVAPVEAAVPAPATEIAEAPAAEVPAAEPEAAEPSAEPEAVEGAAEETAPEVAATTGKVLVGDEPESRLILESANIPAAREAHIERADYLPLFVAPQPVSFEPVDHDDDEDDDTDIDSDSDTDTDTDEEQADRPAARRRRRGRRGRGRGRGEQSDDAAGDSDTDSDEQGDASDQESDESDDSDESGDEDSTGTDGGTRRRRRRRRRKAGAGDADDAGSPDDPPNTVVHERAPRSDRADKSAGDDSEIQGISGSTRLEAKRQRRRDGRDAGRRRPPILSEAEFLARREAVERTMIVRDKVRTEPPHEGARYTQIAVLEDGVVVEHFVTSAASASLVGNIYLGIVQNVLPSMEAAFVDIGRGRNGVLYAGEVNWEAAGLGGANRKIEQALKPGDYVVVQVSKDPVGHKGARLTTQVSLAGRYLVYVPGASSTGISRKLPDTERQRLKEILKEVVPADAGVIIRTASEGVKEEDIRSDVERLQQRWTEIEAKAAEITAKKAGAAVALYEEPDVLVKVIRDLFNEDFSGLIVSGDEAWNTINSYVNTVAPDLMGRLTKYEPAGGDGPDVFAVHRIDEQLAKAMDRKVWLPSGGTLVIDRTEAMTVVDVNTGKFTGSGGNLEQTVTRNNLEAAEEIVRQLRLRDIGGIVVIDFIDMVLESNRDLVLRRLTEALARDRTRHQVSEVTSLGLVQLTRKRLGTGLIEAFSTACTHCGGRGIVLHGDPVDSASSGGARKAESSGGGGGGGRRGKRGKKGAARTDEVQVVKVPTHTPGEHPMFKAMAAANGRHEDDTDESHEAEDHDERDVTDEVDETELESTAFAGERDDESDSEDTDEDLEDTDESDEDESDEDEDSDDESDEDEIDLDDDDDGDDLDEDIEVITESDDDSDEDDDSDDDDDGYQPPIAVAPARRPRRRAAARPAGPPTHE, encoded by the coding sequence GTGGCCGAAGATGCCCATACCGAAGACCTATCCACCCAGACTCCGGAGCAGGAAAGACTCCCAGAGCGGCTGAGAGTTCATTCGCTGGCTCGCGTGCTGGGAACCACCAGCCGACGGGTGCTCGACGCGCTCGCCGAGTTCGACGGACGTCAGCGCAGCGCCCATTCGACAGTCGACAAGGTCGACGCCGAACGTGTGCGTGAGGCGTTGGCAGTGTCGGCCGCCGAGGCCGCGCCCGCGCAGACCGAATCCGTCACCGTCAGCGTCACCGAGACCGTCGAGGTGGCCCCGGTCGAAGCGGCGGTCCCGGCTCCGGCGACCGAGATCGCCGAAGCCCCGGCCGCCGAAGTCCCCGCTGCCGAACCGGAGGCGGCCGAGCCTTCCGCCGAGCCGGAAGCAGTGGAAGGCGCAGCCGAGGAAACCGCGCCCGAGGTCGCCGCGACGACGGGCAAGGTGCTCGTGGGTGACGAGCCCGAGTCGCGGCTGATCCTCGAGAGCGCCAACATCCCGGCCGCCCGCGAGGCGCACATCGAGCGGGCCGATTACCTGCCGCTGTTCGTCGCGCCGCAGCCCGTGAGTTTCGAACCCGTCGACCACGACGACGACGAGGACGACGACACCGACATCGATTCGGACTCCGACACCGACACCGACACCGACGAGGAGCAGGCCGATCGCCCGGCCGCGCGACGCAGGCGGCGCGGGCGCCGCGGGCGCGGGCGGGGCCGCGGCGAGCAGAGCGACGACGCCGCCGGTGACTCCGACACCGACTCCGACGAACAGGGCGACGCGTCCGACCAGGAGTCCGACGAGTCGGATGACTCCGACGAGAGCGGTGACGAGGACAGCACGGGTACCGACGGTGGCACCCGCCGGCGCCGGCGCCGACGCCGTCGCAAGGCCGGTGCGGGTGACGCCGACGATGCCGGTTCGCCGGACGATCCGCCCAACACCGTCGTGCACGAGCGCGCTCCGCGGTCCGACCGTGCGGACAAGTCCGCAGGAGACGATTCGGAGATCCAGGGCATCAGCGGATCGACCCGGTTGGAGGCCAAGCGGCAGCGCCGGCGGGACGGTCGCGATGCCGGCCGGCGTCGGCCGCCGATCCTGAGCGAAGCGGAATTCCTGGCGCGCCGCGAAGCCGTCGAACGCACGATGATCGTGCGGGACAAGGTCCGCACCGAGCCGCCGCACGAGGGCGCCCGCTACACCCAGATCGCTGTGCTCGAAGACGGCGTCGTGGTCGAGCACTTCGTGACGTCGGCCGCATCGGCATCCCTGGTCGGCAACATCTATCTCGGCATCGTGCAGAACGTGCTGCCCTCGATGGAGGCCGCGTTCGTCGACATCGGTCGCGGCCGCAACGGTGTGCTGTACGCCGGTGAGGTGAACTGGGAGGCCGCGGGTCTCGGTGGTGCCAACCGCAAGATCGAACAGGCCCTCAAGCCCGGCGACTACGTCGTAGTGCAGGTCAGCAAGGATCCCGTCGGCCACAAGGGTGCGCGTCTCACCACGCAGGTGTCCCTGGCCGGCCGTTACCTGGTGTACGTGCCGGGTGCGTCGTCGACCGGGATCAGCCGCAAGCTGCCCGACACCGAACGCCAGCGGCTCAAGGAAATCCTCAAAGAGGTTGTGCCTGCCGATGCCGGTGTGATCATCCGCACCGCGTCGGAAGGCGTCAAGGAAGAGGACATCCGCTCGGACGTCGAGCGGCTGCAGCAGCGCTGGACCGAGATCGAGGCCAAGGCCGCCGAGATCACCGCGAAGAAGGCCGGGGCGGCCGTCGCGCTCTACGAAGAGCCCGACGTGCTGGTCAAGGTCATCCGCGACCTCTTCAACGAAGACTTCTCAGGGCTCATCGTCTCCGGCGACGAGGCCTGGAACACCATCAACTCCTACGTGAACACCGTGGCCCCCGACCTGATGGGCCGGCTCACCAAGTACGAGCCCGCGGGCGGTGACGGACCGGACGTGTTCGCCGTGCACCGCATCGACGAACAGCTCGCCAAGGCGATGGACCGCAAGGTGTGGCTGCCGTCGGGCGGCACGCTGGTCATCGACCGCACCGAGGCCATGACCGTTGTCGACGTCAACACCGGAAAGTTCACCGGCTCGGGCGGCAACCTGGAGCAGACCGTCACGCGCAACAACCTCGAAGCCGCCGAGGAGATCGTGCGACAGCTGCGGCTGCGGGACATCGGCGGCATCGTCGTCATCGACTTCATCGACATGGTGCTCGAGTCCAACCGCGATCTGGTGCTGCGGCGGCTGACCGAGGCCCTGGCCCGCGACCGCACGCGCCACCAGGTGTCCGAGGTGACGTCGCTGGGGTTGGTGCAGCTGACCCGAAAGCGCTTGGGGACGGGCCTGATCGAAGCCTTCTCGACTGCGTGCACGCATTGCGGTGGGCGCGGCATCGTGTTGCACGGTGACCCGGTCGACTCGGCGTCGTCCGGCGGGGCGCGGAAAGCTGAATCCAGCGGCGGCGGTGGCGGCGGAGGCCGTCGCGGCAAGCGCGGGAAGAAGGGCGCCGCGCGCACCGACGAGGTGCAGGTCGTCAAGGTGCCCACGCACACGCCGGGCGAACACCCGATGTTCAAGGCGATGGCCGCGGCCAACGGCCGCCACGAGGACGACACCGACGAGTCGCACGAGGCCGAGGATCACGACGAGCGGGACGTCACGGACGAGGTCGACGAGACCGAGCTGGAGTCGACCGCCTTCGCCGGCGAACGCGACGACGAGTCCGACTCCGAGGACACCGACGAGGATCTCGAGGACACCGACGAATCCGACGAGGACGAGTCCGACGAGGACGAGGATTCCGATGACGAGTCCGACGAGGACGAGATCGACCTCGACGACGACGATGACGGTGACGACCTCGATGAAGACATCGAGGTGATCACCGAATCCGACGATGACTCCGATGAGGACGACGACTCGGATGACGATGACGACGGCTATCAGCCCCCGATCGCGGTGGCGCCCGCACGGCGGCCACGGCGGCGGGCCGCTGCACGACCGGCCGGGCCACCCACCCACGAGTAG
- the rplU gene encoding 50S ribosomal protein L21: MATYAIVKTGGKQYKVAVGDVVKVEKLDSEPGASVSLPVALVVDGANVTTKADDLAKVAVTGEVLEHTKGPKIRIHKFKNKTGYHKRQGHRQQLTVLKVTGIK, translated from the coding sequence ATGGCGACATACGCAATCGTCAAGACTGGCGGCAAGCAGTACAAGGTTGCCGTCGGCGACGTGGTGAAGGTTGAGAAGCTCGACTCCGAGCCCGGTGCGTCGGTTTCGCTGCCCGTGGCTCTGGTCGTCGATGGCGCCAACGTCACCACCAAGGCCGACGACCTGGCGAAGGTCGCCGTGACCGGCGAGGTGCTCGAGCACACCAAGGGTCCGAAGATCCGCATCCATAAGTTCAAGAACAAGACCGGCTACCACAAGCGCCAGGGGCACCGTCAGCAGCTGACCGTGCTCAAGGTCACCGGAATCAAGTAG
- the ndk gene encoding nucleoside-diphosphate kinase, whose product MTERTLVLIKPDGVQRHLVGEIISRIERKGLTLAALELKNVSDELARQHYAEHDGKPFFDSLLEFITSGPVVAAIVEGPRAVAAFRQIAGGTDPVEKAVPGTIRGDFALITQDNLVHGSDSAESAAREIALWFPAQATAS is encoded by the coding sequence GTGACTGAGCGGACCCTTGTTTTGATCAAGCCCGACGGCGTGCAGCGACACCTGGTCGGAGAGATCATCAGCCGGATCGAGCGCAAGGGTCTGACCCTGGCGGCGCTGGAACTGAAGAACGTCAGCGACGAGCTCGCGCGGCAGCATTACGCCGAGCACGACGGCAAGCCCTTCTTCGACTCGCTGCTGGAATTCATCACGTCCGGACCGGTCGTGGCGGCCATCGTGGAAGGCCCGCGGGCCGTGGCCGCGTTCCGTCAGATCGCCGGCGGCACCGATCCGGTGGAGAAGGCCGTTCCCGGCACGATCCGCGGGGACTTCGCTCTGATCACCCAGGACAACCTGGTGCACGGTTCGGATTCGGCGGAATCGGCAGCCCGCGAGATCGCGCTCTGGTTCCCGGCCCAGGCGACGGCCTCCTAG
- the obgE gene encoding GTPase ObgE, protein MPRFVDRVVIHARAGNGGNGCASVHREKFKPLGGPDGGNGGRGGSVVLVVDPQVHTLLDFHFHPNVVAPSGKQGAGSNRDGAAGTDLEVRVPDGTVVLDEDGRMLADLVGAGTRFEAAAGGRGGLGNAALASRARKAPGFALLGEKGQARDLTLELKTVADVGLIGFPSAGKSSLVSTISAAKPKIADYPFTTLVPNLGVVSAGDNTFTVADVPGLIPGASEGRGLGLEFLRHLERCAVLVHVVDCATMEPGRDPISDIEALEAELASYTPTLQGDSTLGDLASRPRAVVLNKIDVPDARELADFVRDEVARRFGWPVFEVSTVAREGLRPLTFALWDMVKAYRDAQPEVAPRRPVIRPIPVDESGFTVSSDGEGGFIVRGVRPERWIAQTDFNNDEAVGYLGDRLARLGVEDELLKLGAKPGCAVTIGDMTFDWEPQTPAGVDVPLTGRGTDVRLEQSDRVGAAERKAARKERRRQHDDGEES, encoded by the coding sequence ATGCCCCGGTTTGTCGACCGCGTCGTCATCCATGCGCGCGCCGGCAACGGCGGCAATGGCTGCGCCTCAGTGCACCGCGAGAAGTTCAAGCCACTCGGCGGGCCTGACGGCGGCAACGGTGGTCGCGGCGGCAGCGTCGTGCTCGTCGTCGATCCGCAGGTGCACACCCTGCTGGACTTCCATTTTCATCCCAATGTCGTTGCCCCCTCCGGGAAACAGGGCGCGGGCAGCAACCGTGACGGTGCCGCGGGCACGGACCTTGAGGTCCGGGTTCCCGACGGCACCGTTGTGCTCGACGAGGACGGCCGCATGCTGGCCGACCTGGTCGGTGCGGGAACCCGTTTCGAAGCAGCCGCAGGCGGTCGGGGCGGACTCGGCAACGCCGCGTTGGCGTCCCGGGCCCGCAAGGCACCGGGTTTCGCACTGCTGGGGGAGAAGGGCCAGGCCCGCGATCTCACCCTGGAACTCAAGACCGTCGCCGACGTCGGTCTGATCGGGTTCCCGTCGGCCGGGAAATCGTCTCTGGTGTCCACGATCTCGGCGGCCAAACCCAAGATCGCCGACTACCCGTTCACCACTCTGGTGCCCAACCTGGGTGTGGTGTCGGCGGGCGACAACACGTTCACGGTCGCCGATGTCCCTGGGCTCATTCCTGGCGCGTCTGAAGGGCGTGGCCTTGGCCTGGAATTCCTGCGTCACCTGGAACGGTGCGCGGTGCTGGTGCACGTGGTGGACTGCGCGACCATGGAGCCGGGCCGGGATCCGATCTCCGACATCGAGGCGCTGGAGGCTGAATTGGCCTCCTACACGCCGACGCTGCAGGGGGATTCGACGCTGGGCGACCTGGCGTCGCGGCCGCGCGCGGTGGTGCTCAACAAGATCGATGTGCCCGACGCGCGGGAACTTGCCGACTTCGTCCGCGACGAGGTGGCCCGCCGGTTCGGCTGGCCGGTCTTCGAGGTTTCGACCGTCGCCCGGGAAGGCCTGCGCCCCTTGACCTTTGCGCTGTGGGACATGGTCAAGGCCTACCGCGACGCGCAGCCCGAGGTGGCGCCGCGGCGCCCCGTGATCCGGCCGATCCCGGTGGACGAGAGCGGGTTTACCGTGTCGTCCGACGGCGAGGGCGGGTTCATCGTGCGTGGCGTTCGGCCGGAACGCTGGATCGCGCAGACCGATTTCAACAACGACGAGGCCGTCGGCTATCTGGGCGACCGGCTGGCCCGCCTCGGGGTCGAGGACGAGTTGTTGAAGCTGGGTGCCAAGCCCGGCTGCGCCGTCACGATCGGCGACATGACGTTCGACTGGGAACCGCAGACCCCGGCCGGTGTCGATGTGCCGTTGACGGGCCGCGGCACCGACGTGCGGCTGGAGCAGAGCGACCGGGTCGGCGCTGCCGAGCGCAAGGCCGCCCGAAAGGAACGGCGCCGTCAGCACGACGACGGTGAGGAATCGTGA